Proteins from one Ananas comosus cultivar F153 linkage group 5, ASM154086v1, whole genome shotgun sequence genomic window:
- the LOC109711057 gene encoding cytochrome b561 and DOMON domain-containing protein At4g12980-like, whose protein sequence is MGSLGFRRSLFLLVALLLVAAPWYAAAAAASCAATTFSNRVFATCSDLPHLAASLHWTYDRAAAALSVAFVAPPAAPSGWVAWAINPTAEGMAGSQALIAFKQPDGAMGVKTYNITGYGPLQESPIAYKATDLAAEYVGGAMRVFAKLILGKGAEEVNHVWQVGSGVSGGSPEKHAFGADNLAAKGKLDLVKGVASASGSGGSVSRERNVHGVLNAVSWGILLPIGAIIARYLKTFKSADPAWFYLHVSCQVIGYGLGVGGWATGLNLGSKSKGVTYTTHRNIGIALFSLATLQLFALLLRPNKDHKYRFYWNIYHHVVGYAVIILGIINIFKGLKILDPAQKWTTAYIVAICILGAIAFILEIVTWIIVLRRKSSDEKPYIGSTNGQRSVQQPLAV, encoded by the exons ATGGGGTCTCTAGGGTTCCGGCGATCCCTGTTCCTCCTCGTCGCCCTACTCCTCGTCGCGGCGCCGTggtacgccgccgccgccgccgcgtcgtgCGCCGCGACGACATTCTCCAACCGCGTGTTCGCGACGTGCAGCGACCTCCCGCACCTCGCGGCGTCGCTCCACTGGACGTACGAccgcgccgcggcggcgctctCGGTGGCGTTCGTGGCGCCCCCCGCGGCGCCGTCGGGGTGGGTGGCGTGGGCGATCAACCCCACGGCCGAGGGCATGGCCGGGTCCCAGGCCCTAATCGCCTTCAAGCAACCGGACGGGGCGATGGGGGTGAAGACGTACAACATTACGGGGTACGGGCCCTTGCAGGAGTCGCCGATCGCGTACAAGGCCACGGATCTCGCGGCGGAGTACGTGGGCGGGGCGATGAGGGTTTTCGCGAAGCTGATCCTCGGGAAGGGGGCGGAGGAGGTGAACCACGTGTGGCAGGTGGGGTCGGGGGTGAGCGGCGGCTCGCCGGAGAAGCACGCGTTCGGCGCCGACAACCTCGCCGCGAAGGGCAAGCTCGATCTCGTCAAGGGCGTCGCCTCTGCCTCCGGCTCCGGAGGATCCGTCTCCAGGGAGAGGAAT GTGCATGGAGTTTTGAATGCTGTGAGTTGGGGCATTCTACTTCCTATCGGCGCAATCATCGCGAGATACCTAAAGACATTCAAGTCGGCAGATCCCGCATGGTTTTACCTTCACGTCTCGTGCCAAGTTATTGGCTATGGCCTCGGAGTTGGTGGCTGGGCCACTGGTCTCAACCTCGGCAGCAAATCGAAGGGAGTCACCTACACAACCCATCGAAACATCGGGATCgctctcttctctcttgcaACCTTGCAG CTTTTTGCATTGCTTTTGAGACCGAACAAGGATCACAAGTATCGCTTCTACTGGAACATCTACCACCACGTGGTCGGCTATGCCGTGATTATCTTGGGCATCATTAACATATTCAAAGGGCTGAAAATCTTAGATCCTGCTCAAAAATGGACAACAGCGTACATTGTCGCGATCTGCATCTTGGGAGCAATCGCCTTCATACTGGAGATCGTTACCTGGATCATAGTTCTCCGGCGAAAGTCTTCTGATGAGAAGCCCTACATAGGCTCTACGAACGGCCAGCGCAGCGTGCAACAGCCGCTTGCAGTATGA
- the LOC109711100 gene encoding uncharacterized protein LOC109711100 — protein sequence MILAAIEALKERNGSSKRAISKFIRQTYGDASPQHDKNLAQNLQRMTREQVLRMVKRSYKIASSSSPQQPAANPKPRGRPRKNLVPLFVPIGTTVKLKTDPNPQNPPAAAKRRGRPPKALRTVGTVVRRKPGRPRKVQAAQAAAEKALIPVPVAAAVRKRGRPPKVAVAGLTRRPGRPRKAEAAAAAAALMMERLRFGRRKTDRPPALGVLIEGKRRPGRPRKLPGAIVVAERVRSKPGRGPGRPPKAAAAAAASAEGKRSPGRPRKLPAAAAAAAVAAAVEKSNPGRKPGRPPKSPAMGERRKPGRPRKMPGMVATTTEGSTPGREPGRPSDAPATSPALDGKRKRGRPPKVKQAVAGGEEVAANPAAVKRRGRPPKRVEQVQSIPAEEEKTDEAEKQVEAEKKVEAEQAGPSAPEV from the coding sequence ATGATTTTGGCGGCGATCGAGGCGCTGAAGGAGAGGAATGGGTCGAGCAAGCGGGCGATATCGAAGTTCATCCGGCAGACCTACGGCGACGCCTCGCCGCAGCACGACAAGAACCTGGCGCAGAACCTGCAGCGGATGACGAGGGAGCAGGTGCTGCGGATGGTGAAGCGCTCCTACAAGATCGCGAGCTCCTCGTCGCCGCAGCAGCCCGCGGCGAATCCGAAGCCCCGCGGCAGACCGCGCAAGAATCTGGTGCCGCTCTTCGTCCCGATCGGGACGACTGTCAAGCTGAAGACCGACCCGAACCCGCAGAATCCGCCGGCTGCCGCGAAGCGCCGCGGCCGGCCGCCGAAGGCGCTGCGGACGGTCGGGACGGTCGTGAGGAGGAAGCCCGGCAGGCCGCGGAAAGTGCAGGCGGctcaggcggcggcggagaaggctCTGATTCCTGtgccggtggcggcggcggtgaggAAGCGTGGGAGGCCCCCGAAGGTTGCGGTGGCGGGGTTGACGAGGCGGCCGGGTCGGCCGAGGAaggcggaagcggcggcggcggcggcggctttgATGATGGAGAGGTTGAGATTCGGTCGCCGGAAAACCGACAGGCCTCCTGCATTGGGGGTTTTGATTGAAGGCAAGCGGCGGCCCGGTCGGCCGAGGAAACTGCCCGGGGCAATTGTCGTGGCGGAGAGGGTGAGGTCGAAACCCGGTAGAGGACCTGGTAGGCCGCctaaggcggcggcggcggcggcggcttctGCGGAAGGGAAGAGGAGTCCCGGTAGGCCTCGGAAATTGCccgcagcagcagcggcagcagcagtagcagcagctgtAGAGAAGTCGAATCCCGGTCGGAAACCTGGCAGGCCTCCTAAATCACCTGCGATGGGCGAGAGAAGGAAGCCCGGCCGGCCGCGAAAGATGCCCGGGATGGTTGCGACGACGACAGAGGGGTCGACGCCTGGTCGGGAACCCGGAAGGCCTTCTGATGCGCCCGCCACTTCGCCTGCGTTGGATGGGAAACGGAAGCGCGGCAGGCCCCCTAAGGTGAAGCAGGCAGTAGCAGGGGGTGAAGAGGTAGCCGCGAATCCCGCCGCCGTTAAAAGGCGCGGCCGGCCGCCTAAAAGAGTCGAACAAGTTCAATCTATACCTGCTGAGGAGGAAAAGACTGATGAGGCAGAGAAGCAGGTGGAGGCAGAAAAGAAGGTGGAGGCGGAGCAGGCGGGGCCCTCGGCGCCCGAGGTGTGA